gggtgacagagcgagactccgtctcaaaaaaaaaaaaaaaaaaaagatatatcttttctttcttagcaCAGTACCTGCCGAGAGTAAGTGAGATGTCCTGACCTCTGCAGGCGTCCAAGGCTCTCCTTCCCTGGACCTGTTTCCACACGTATAAAGGGGTGCATGGGCAGCAGCCCACCTCTCAGCTTCCTTTCAGTCATTGTATTCTGTGACCCCTTTTCCTCACCTCTGCCTGCTTCCTCACAGCTTGAGGCAGCCCTGGGTGAGGCCAAGAAGCAACTTCAGGATGAGATGCTGCGGCGGGTGGATGCTGAGAACAGGCTGCAGACCATGAAGGAGGAACTGGACTTCCAGAAGAATATCTACAGTGAGGTGGGGACTGTGCTTTGCAGGCCAGAGAGCTGGGACTGGGTGATGACAGACTTGGGCTGGGCTAGGGGGGACCAGCTGCATGCAGAGCTCGCCTTCCTGCGTCCCTTGCCCTAGTGGACAGGGAGTTGGGGGTAGCCAGCATTCAGCAACCAGGTTAAAGTAGGGCTGGTAGTGGCTCATGGAGTAGGGCTGGGCAGGGAGTCCCGCCCCTGAGTCTTGGCTTCCCAGGAGCTAATTCTGATTTTGGTTTATGTGTCCTTGTTCCAACCCTTCCAGGAGCTGCGTGAGACCAAGCGCCGTCATGAGACACGGCTGGTGGAGATTGACAATGGGAAGCAGCGTGAGTTTGAGAGCCGGCTGGCGGACGCCCTGCAGGAACTGCGGGCCCAGCATGAGGACCAGGTGGAGCagtacaagaaggagctggagAAGACATATTCCGCCAAGGTGCTTGCTCTCCCCTGGTTCCCTCACTACCTCTGCCCTCGGCAGCCCTACCCTTGCCCACACTGGGCTATTCCTTGGGATCAGGCAGATGGTGGCGGGGAGCTTAGGGCGGCTCAGGACCTGAGGCTATAGCAGTGATGTCCAACTCAGGCCTGTGCCTCCACCCCTCCCGGTCACCACAGTCATAACCTTGTGTCCTCCCCTCCAGCTGGACAATGCCAGGCAGTCTGCTGAGAGGAACAGCAACCTGGTGGGGGCCGCCCACGAGGAGCTGCAGCAGTCTCGCATCCGCATCGACAGCCTCTCCGCTCAGCTCAGCCAACTCCAGAAGCAGGTGATACCCCACCTCACCCCTccctccagcactttgggagtctgggcAGGATGCAGGCCGGaagcctggggttgggggtggggggttccTGAGGAGGAGAGGGATGAAATGTGTCCCCAGGACCACAGAGAAGGGCCGAAGGATATGGAGTCAGATGGCCTGTGTGCTGTTTCTATACACTCTTACCTCACCTCCACTTCTCAGGGCTTTGGTTTTCACATTCAAAAATGGAGGCTGTTCTTAATCTCCCCAACCCAGAGTTACCATAAGACTCTGCAATGTGAGGTGTTAAAAGCATCAGTATTGTTCTAGCTGGCTGTGCCATTTGTGACAGGAGAAAAAGGGTCTAGCCTCAGAACGAGAGGTTTCAGTTAGACAAGGGGAAGGACTTCCCAGTTTCCAGCCAAGACTATGTTTAGAGCTTGTGATGGGCTCTGATAAGGGCTCTGGGGAAGCCTCTGATTGCAGATCCTGGAGAGGGTAGCCAGGTGTCTCCTACGCCGACCCACGTCCCTCCTTCCCCATACTTAGGGCCCTTGGGAGCTCACCAAACCCTCCCACCCCCTTGCAGCTGGCAGCCAAGGAGGCGAAGCTTCGAGACCTGGAGGACTCGCTGGCCCGTGAGCGGGATACCAGCCGGCGGCTGCTAGCGGAAAAGGAGCGGGAGATGGCCGAGATGCGGGCAAGGATGCAGCAGCAGCTGGATGAGTACCAGGAGCTTCTGGACATCAAGCTGGCCCTGGACATGGAGATCCACGCCTACCGCAAGCTCTTGGAGGGCGAGGAGGAGAGGTGGGCTGGGGAGATGTCAGGGAGGTGCTGGCGGTATCCTCTGGCTGGCGAATAGCCTCGACTAGACCCCCACTTGGTCTCCCTCTTCCCAGGCTACGCCtgtcccccagccccacctcGCAGCGTAGCCGCGGCCGTGCTTCCTCGCACTCATCCCAGACACAGGGTGGGGGCAGCGTCACCAAAAAGCGCAAGCTGGAGTCCGAGAGCCGCAGCAGCTTCTCACAGCACGCACGCACTAGCGGGCGTGTGGCCGTGGAGGAGGTGGACGAGGAGGGCAAGTTTGTCCGGCTGCGCAACAAGTCCAATGAGGTAGGCTCCTGGTCAGGGTCTAAGGGGATACAGCTGCATCAGGGAGAGAGTGGCAAGACAGAGGGATGGCATGTGGAGAGAGGAACATCCCTCCCCTCAGAGGGTGGACCAGGGTGAGCCTGTATATCTCCTCCACACTCTGGTTCCAGGCCTGGCTCCTGGACTCTTTGGCTGTGAGACCTTGAGCAGGTTATTTAACCTCTCagagcatcagtttcctcatctgtaaaatggggacgaATAATGATCCCTAAGTCTTTGAGTTGTCAGGAAGATGAAAGATAAGATATCCGTGTGCCTGGCTCTGCGTATATGTCCACAGATCATGGCTATTATCCCCAGGGGGAAGGACGGTGACAGGGGTGGGTGTAGATGGAAGGAGAGGCCTCAATTGCAGGTGGGCAGAGGGCTGGGCCCTTGAGCAAGATAGACCCAAGAGCCTGGTTGAGCCTCCCCCACCTTCCTCTTCCCTATCTTCCTGGCAGGATCAGTCCATGGGCAATTGGCAGATCAAGCGCCAGAATGGAGATGATCCCTTGCTGACTTACCGCTTCCCACCAAAGTTCACCCTAAAGGCTGGGCAGGTGGTAACGGTGAGTGGCAGGGCACTTGGGACTCTGGGGAGGCCTTGGGTGGCGATGGGAGCACTGGGGTAAGTGTCCTTTTCTCCTCTCCAGATCTGGGCTGCAGGAGCTGGGGCCACCCATAGCCCCCCTACCGACCTGGTGTGGAAGGCACAGAACACCTGGGGCTGCGGGAACAGCCTGCGCACGGCTCTCATCAACTCTACTGGGGAAGTAAGTAGGCCTGGGCCTGGCTGCTTGCTGGACGAGGTTCCCCCTGGTGGCCAACATCGGAGCCAGCTTCCCCCAACCCAAGTTAGTCAATTCAGGGCCCCTTTCTAGAGCTCTCTGTTGCAGGCCCCAGACTTCCCCACCCAGTAGGCAAACCAAAAGATGCTTCCTCAACAGCACAAGGGGTAGAAGTTAGACTGTGAGGATTGTTAAAGGCAGAGCCATACTCCTACCCGGAGAGCTTGACAGTGTCCCTCTGGAGTGGAAATGAGTTCCTTAGCTCCATCACCACAGAGAACAGAGTAAGAAGCAGGCCGGACAAAGGGCAGGCCACAAGAAAAGTTACAGGTGGTCACTGGGGTAGACATGCTGCACAACCCTTCCCTGGCCCTGACCCTTGGGCCTGGTCCCATGTCCTTGCCAGGAGGTGGCCATGCGCAAGCTGGTGCGCTCAGTGACTGTGGTTGAGGACGACGAGGATGAGGATGGAGATGACCTGCTCCATCACCACCACGTGAGTGGTAGCCGCCGCTGAGGCCGAGCCTGCACTGGGGCCACCCAGCCAGGCCTGGGGGCAgcctctccccagcctcc
The sequence above is drawn from the Piliocolobus tephrosceles isolate RC106 unplaced genomic scaffold, ASM277652v3 unscaffolded_17429, whole genome shotgun sequence genome and encodes:
- the LOC111533712 gene encoding prelamin-A/C, with the translated sequence SVIVFCDPFSSPLPASSQLEAALGEAKKQLQDEMLRRVDAENRLQTMKEELDFQKNIYSEELRETKRRHETRLVEIDNGKQREFESRLADALQELRAQHEDQVEQYKKELEKTYSAKLDNARQSAERNSNLVGAAHEELQQSRIRIDSLSAQLSQLQKQLAAKEAKLRDLEDSLARERDTSRRLLAEKEREMAEMRARMQQQLDEYQELLDIKLALDMEIHAYRKLLEGEEERLRLSPSPTSQRSRGRASSHSSQTQGGGSVTKKRKLESESRSSFSQHARTSGRVAVEEVDEEGKFVRLRNKSNEDQSMGNWQIKRQNGDDPLLTYRFPPKFTLKAGQVVTIWAAGAGATHSPPTDLVWKAQNTWGCGNSLRTALINSTGEEVAMRKLVRSVTVVEDDEDEDGDDLLHHHHGSHCTSSGDPAEYNLRSRTVLCGTCGQPADKASASGSGAQVGGPISSGSSASSVTVTRSYRSVGGSGGGSFGDNLVTRSYLLGNSSPRTQSPQNCSIM